The Balneola vulgaris DSM 17893 DNA window TATCTCTACAGGTATATGGGGAATCAACGATTCAGCTAGTGATGAAGCAATTACAGAAATAGCTAAATCTAAATTACAATCTGACCACTCTGAGCTTAAACCATGTATCATTCCTGCCAGTGGTTTTTATATGTGGAAACAATCTGTGAACGACCGACTCCCCTTTTATGTGCGGATGCTGAGTCAAGAGGTCTTAGGTTTTGCAGGCATGTATAAAGTGACTGAATCGAGCGAGGGTAAAACGAATATTCAATTTGCTGTAATCACTAAAGCATCAAATGTATTACTTCAGCCTTTAGGGCCTACTATGCCACTTATTTTAGAACCTGATCACTATAGCGATTGGTTAGAAGGGCAACACCAACCATTGTTGACCAAGTTCTATAAAGATACTGACTTGATTCCCGATTTAGCCGTGTATAGAGTGCCCGATTTAGTGAATGACCCATCAGAAAATTCAAGGGCTTTGATTCAGGCCATTCCAAAACGCAGAGATGACGACTAGTATCAACTAGTGGGTTTAGTGCCCGGCTTCCCTTCAACGCTGTTATTAAACACTCTCAACGTTGGGTAAGCTAAATCAATGTCATCATGTTTATTGAATTCATCGAGTGCTCGCTCCCAAATTGCTTGCGAAGAACCGCGTCGACGTCTTGGGTCTGTTAGGTAACGTATAGAGAGCATAATACCGCTGTCTTTCACTCCTGTGTATACAATCGGAGTGAGGTAGCGATACTCAATCAAGTAAGACTTAGCAGCACGAGCAATCTGCTTTTTGGCACTTTCAATAAAATCTTTGGATTCATCATTCGAGATTTCTTCTAAAATCTTCTTCGCTTTCTTCCAATCGCTTTCGAATGTGACCATAATGCCAATCTCATTCCATATAAACTGGAAATCGCTGGTGTAATTTGCCATGTGCTCGCTAAACACTTTGTGATTAGGAATATGAATCACACGACCTGTACTCTGATCGGCATCTACCCAATTTCCAATCTCTAGAATGGTGAACTTAAAAGGACGCACATCAATTACATCGCCTTTTGATTCTCCAATTTCGATTCTATCGCCTACATCAAATGGCTTTCTCCAAATTATGAAAAGCCAAGCGGCTAAATCTGTAACAGGATCTTTCAAAGCAATAGCTAAACCCGCAGAGAGTAACCCAAAATAGGTGGAAAGATCGCCCCAGGCCGTAAACCAAATCTGGCTGATGATGATAATCCCAATAAAAGCTGAGAAGTAAGTAAGGTTTTTGCGCCATTTATATACGGTGCGCTTACTCTCTACATTTTTACTAACCACACGCAGCGTTAAAATGCGAATGAGCCATAAAACTAATATTACAACTACTGTTTTCACCACTTGAAGGGTGAAAAACGGTGAGTTTTGAAAAAATTCAGCGATGTTATTTAAGAAATTTTCCATGCGGTGATAATAACCTTATGAATTGACACTTACACACTTGGGATAGTATTGAATTTTGAATATCTTTATGGTCTTGAAAAAAATCTAAGTAATCATCATGCTTTACAATATTCTAGTCGCAGTTATTACCATTATTTGCGCACTTTTAATTCTCGTAGTTCTTCTTCAAAACGGACAAGGTTCTGGTTTATCTGGTATTAGTGGAGGCGCAGGTGGCGGCCTTGCTGGCAATTCTGGCCTAGGCGCACGTCGTACCGCAGATTTACTTTCTAAAGCTACCGGAATATTTGGTGGAGCTTTTCTAGTACTTTGCATCCTTGCAAACTTCGCTATTGATAATGCAGGTACACAACCTACACGTAGTATCCTTCAAGAAGGTGGAGCTGGAATTCCTGCTCAAGACTTAAACGCCCCTTCTGAAACTCAGTCTGCTGTTCCAGTTCAGAACAACGACGCAACGGGTACTGACAACTCGACTGAAGGCGAAAACTAATTTTTTAGTTTTATTCGATTTTATAAAGCCTAGTTCTTTTGAACTGGGCTTTTTTTATGCCCACTATTTTTTACAAAATGAATTAGGCTTCCCAAAATTTTACCTTCATATTTACCGTCGTAAAATTTTATGGTGTAATAATATTAGGGTAATCATGATCCGTACCAATTTCATTGTGTTCATTTTTGTGTTGCTAAACGGCTGCTTAGGAAGCACAACTCCTACTGTTACTGTTGAATGGGGAGCATCTCCTTGGACAGAAATACGAAAAGAGCGTGTAAATACTTTGCTTCCTCAAGCTATGGAAGCTGCGAATGTAGATGCGTGGATTATCATTTGTCGTGAAAATAATAACGATCCACTTGCAGATCATGTGGGTGGCGAAAACGCTGGCGGAACCGCACTGTTTTTATTCTACAGAGATGGGTCTGGATTCCATTCTAAAGTGTATTCCCCGGTAGGTGAAGCAACGGCATTAGCCGACATGAAACTCCACGACGAGGTGATACCCATAGAACGCGGGCATTCTGCTCTTACTCAAGCGGCTGAGTTCATCAATGCTCAATCATTTAATACCATCGCAATCAATAGCAGCTCTAGCAATGCGCAAGCTGATGGGCTAACCCATACTCAGTACAACAAGTTAGTTGATGCACTTGGCAAAAGCAGTGCTTCAAAACTAATATCTTCTGAAGAATTGGTATATGAGTGGCTTTCGATTAAGACACCTGATGAAGTAGAGATTATGAGAAAGGCGGCCGAATTAACCGCTAAATGGGAGCTTGAAGCCTACGAGCAAGTAGAACCCGGCGTATCTACGGATGCTGACATCGCCAAATTCCTGAAAAAGAAAATGGAAGAGTATAAAGTTACCGATGCATGGTCGCCGGACCAAAACCCGAATGTAAATTCCGGACCAGATCGCGGTCACTCGCATGCTACCGACAAGGTGATTATGCCCGGAGATGTCATCCAAATTGACTTTGGAATCAAACTCTACAACCGATGGGTAAGTGATATTCAACGCTTTGCCTATGTACTTAAAGATGGTGAAACGACAGCACCAGCTGATATTCAACATTATTGGGATTCTGCCAAACGTGGAAATCGTGCCGCATTTAAGGCCATGAAGCCTGGCGCAAAAGGCGTGGAAGTGGACGCCGCTCAACGTGCACTCATGAAAGAAGACGGTTCAGAATATGTAATGTGGAGTACTGGTCACCCAGTAGGATATGTAGCTCACGATACCGGGCCAAACTTAGGAGGCTCTCAATCGCCAAGTGTACGTCCATCCTCTCAACGGGTGTTGAAAGCGGGCATGGTGTTCGCTTTTGATGGCTTCCATGCATGGACAAGAGAAGACGGCACCTTAAAAACTATCTCAGTTGAGGAAATGGCCGTAATCACCGAAAACGGTGCAGAATTTCTAATTCCACCACAGGAAGAACTTGTACTGATTCAGTAATTGAAATCGAGTTCAATATCCCATTTTCCAGGCGCTGTTTTCGTCCATAGAATGAAATAGATACCGCCTGGACCTGAGGTATTATTCCCCGTGTAATAACGGCCAACTTCAATTACTTTATTGGCACTCAGTTGATATAGATATTTTTTGACTAGGTCTACAGAATAGCTTTCCGACTCCATGTAAGCATATCTCTCTATGATTTCTTCCCATCCTAGTGAAAGTCGACCTGCCGAAAGGTAGGTCGCATCTTGTGTATACAATGCTTTAATATGGCGAGCTGGGTTATGTTGATTTGCAAGCTCAACCCACTCCTCTCTTCGAAGTCCGATTTCTTGTTCAGCAGCTACTTCTTTCCCAAACTCATAAGGCTCATCGGTAGGTAGAACTACATCCATTTCTTTTTTCATTCCCTCTTTAGTATTCCGATAGGCGGTAATCATTAGCATCTCCTTTTGTTGGAGTGTATTCTCTACTGTGCCAATGGTTATGAATCGAACTGGATCGTGACTTAGATGTATCCTTAACTGATAATCAGATAGATGAGCGAGCAACGCTGCAGCCCCTTCTGGGTAGAGGAGATACCCTCTCTCCCATTGATAGGCGGAAACATCATTTCCTTGTTTAGCATCTTCCAACCAACGCGATTGAAGAGCTGAGAAATTTTCTTGAGCAACCGCACCCATTGCACAACTTGCCGCTATAAGTATTCCAAGACCTACTCTTTGAATCCACTTCATACCATCACTCCTTCTTTCTTGATTACTAACTCACCCGAGGTGTAATCTAAACTTTAGGAATTATTTTCCAATACAGAAGCGGGAAAAAATGGAATCTAGAATGTGTTCGTTTGTGATTTCACCTGTAACCGTACCTAATTCATTAAGCGCCGCTCTGAGGTCGATAGAAAGGAAATCGCCCGTCATACCTAAATCTAAGCCATTTAAGGCCGCTTGAATATGGCTTTGGGTTTTCTGTAGTGCATCGCGATGACGAGTAGAGGTCACTAACAAACTTGAAGCATCATAGTGCTTGTTTTCTAAGGCTCGGTCTTTGAGTAATTGCTTCAACTCTTTGATCTTTTCACCATCTATTGCTGAAATTTTTAAATCAAATTCCGTTCTCCACTCCTCATCAATTTCTTGATCTTTCTTCGTGCCTACTAAGATAAAAGGAGTTTCGCCTGCTCGTTTCTGGAAATCAGCAATCTCTTTGCGTTCATCGTCGGTGAAGGGATGGGATAAATCTTTTAAGTACACTACAAGGTCAGCTTGCTCAAATGCTTTTTGAGAACGCTTCACTCCTTCGGCTTCAACTACATCTAATGTTTCTCTTAAACCAGCTGTATCAATTAATTTGAATAACAAACCGTCGTAATTCCAATCAGCATCAATGGTATCTCTTGTGGTGCCTGCAATATCGGTTACAATGGCCCGGTCGCTACCTACCAAGGTATTCAACAATGTCGATTTACCTGCATTTGGCCGACCAATCAACACCGTTTTCACTCCGTCTTTTACAATACGCCCTGTTTCGTAGGTCTCTAATAACGCCGAGATTTCTGAGTCTACATCCTGAAGTAATTGACGAAGCTGCTCCTTATTTGCGAATTCTACATCCTCTTCAATAAAATCGAGTTCCAGCTCAATCATGGCGGTAGCATCAATGATTTGTTGGCGGAATTTCTTTACATGATCGCCTAATCGCCCTTCAAGCTGTTGATGTGCCGCGTCTACCGCTTTTATACTTTTGGCATGAATGATATCTGCCACCGCTTCTGCTTGATCTAAGTCTAGTTTCCCATTCAAGAATGCACGCTGAGTGAATTCGCCAGCCTCGGCCGACTTCACCCCTAAGGCCAAGATCGTTTCTAAAACCTTTTGAGTCACAAGTACACCACCATGGCAAGAAATCTCTACGGTCTCTTCTCCCGTGTATGACTTCGGCGACCTAAAAATCGATATCAAAACTTCATCAACGGGTAAACCTTTTTTGTCTACAATTTTGCCAAAATGCACAGTATGAGTAGGCTGTTCTACCAAAGGTTTTCCTTCGAAGGCTTGGTCTACTATAGAAATGGCATCTTTCCCCGAAACACGAATCACAGCTATTCCACCTTCACCGATGGGAGTAGCTATTGCAGCAATGGGAACTTTTTGTATAATTGAAGTCATATTATAGGTATCATTCTTTTTTTCAAATATAAGCCTAATCTACAACTATGAATAATCGTCTTCTTACCCTCACTGTATTTCTATTTTTACTTTTTCCGGCAATCACTAATGCCCAAAATGCCATAGCTCCAGATCGCCCGGGTGCTGGCTATAGTAGCTCCATTGTGGAATCGGGGTCGTTGTATCTTGAAGGTGGGGTTTTCACCGATACCGACTATACTGATTTTGGACAGCTTTTTATCAGAACTGGCTTAGCTCAAGATCTAGAACTTCAATTCAATCTTGGCTCTTTAGAATTTGTTGAAGGCAGAGATAAAGCCCTTGTAACTTCACAATCTATTGCCCTGAAGTATGGTTTTGGCACGTTTGGTGAAGATCAGAATATTAATTTTTCTGTGTTAGCCCGAATGAACCTCCCCTTTCTAAACGAAAACTACGAGTATTATTACACTCGCTTTCTGGCCATTGCTGATATTAGTTTAAATGATAATTGGGGTGTAAATACGAACTTTGGTTATGGCGACTTCCTCAATGAGTTCGGAGACGGGAATTTTAATTTCAATTTCACTCCGGGAGTATCTTTGAATGAAAGCACATCGGCTTATTTCGGCTATGCCGTTACATTTGATAGCGACTTCAATAACTCGTTCTTAGAAGGTGGCCTTACGCATTTAGTGGATGAATCTTTGCAGTTAGATGCGGGCTTAATCTTAAATGATAATAACGACCTATTCTTGACCTTCGGTATTGCTAAGCGATTTTAGATCTAATTTATAGTTACATCATAGGCGCATAAAAAAAGCCCCTTCACCAACATGAAGGGGCTTTTTAATTTCTTAGAAGTTGGATTAGTGAACGTTGCCCATCATCTTTTTAATTGGCTTAGCCAATAGTAACAAGAGTACACCAGCACCTACCGTTGTGTATACAATCATCATGTATTGGTCTGGCATCTGAGATAATGCTTCAGCACCGTCACCAGAAATCTCACCACCTAAACGCCCAGCGATTAAGTTTCCAAGAGATACCGACATAAACCATACACCCATCATCTGGCTGTAGAATTTCTTTGGAGCCAGCTTGGTTGTTAAGCTCAATCCTACTGGACTTAAACTCAATTCACCGAAGGTGTGGAACATATAAGTGAGCAGTAACCAGGTTGGCGCTGCTAGTTCTCCAGAGGCTGCTACTTTAGCTGCGAAATACATCACTAAGAAGCCAATACCCAGTAGGATTAGACCAAGTGAGAATTTCACTGGAGATGAAGGATCTAAATTTCTTTTAGCTAACCATACCCACATTGCACCGAATAATGGAGCGAAAATGATGATAAAGAGTGGGTTTACTGCTTGTAGTGCACCGGCTGGTATTAAAAATCCGAACACTTCACGATCTGTAAAACGATCAGCGAAAAGGTTTAAAGTTGAACCCGCTTGCTCAAAACCAGACCAGAAGATGGCTGAGAATAGGAATACAATTCCAATCACATACACTTTCTTTTTCTCGGCTTCATCTAGGCCACCAAGCACAATTACATATCCTAAGAAGGCCAATGCTGCAGCTACAATTAAGTACCCTGAAATATCAGCGATATACACCGCATCAACAGGTATTACCTTCATAAATGCCAATGCTAATAAACCAACAGCTACGAATACAACGCCATAAAGGCCTTTTTTCAGTTTTTCTCTAGAGGACAATTCTTCTTGAGTATCGGCAGCGGGCTCATCACCAACACCCACTAGGTATTGCTCTGTCATCTTGTATTGGATTAAACCAAATACCATAAATAAACCAGCGGCTCCGAAGCCTAAGTGCCAGTTAACTTGCTCGCCTAAATAACTAGTGATAAGTGGAGCTAAAAATGCACCAATATTAATACCTGAGTAGAAAATTGAGAATCCAGCGTCACGCTTTGCACTTTCAGATTCTGGGTATAATGAACCTACAATAGAACTGATGTTTGGCTTCAATAAACCTGTACCAACTGCAATCAGTATCAAACCTATAAAGAATGGGAAGGTGTCGATATTTGTTACCATCGTTGCATCTGTAATTCCAGCAACATCTAAAATCCCAGGTATTGCCATCGTAAAATGACCTAGTGCGATTATGATACCGCCATACCACACCGATTTTTTTAAACCGAATAATCGATCGGCTAGATAACCGCCTGGAAGTGCTAGTATATACACCCCCATGGTATATAATCCATAAATCGCACCTGATGTTTGATCATCAAATGCTAAGCCGCCTTCCATTACCGACTTTGTCATAAAGAGGATGAGTAGAGCACGCATTCCGTAATAACTAAAACGCTCAAACATCTCTGTGAAGAACAGAGTAGCTAAGCCTCTTGGGTGCCCAAAAAATGTGGCTTTTTCGCCATTGGTCCCGTTTGCCATATATTGCCTTATTATAGTTTTTGGTAAAATATTCTAAAGTTGATGATGATACCTAAACCCGTACATTGGTGCAAGGAAGGATTCACCCTTTTCAAGCGTGTATGTAACCCTAATGCATTTTATACGTTAGTACGCATCAACAAACTCTTCTAACCTATGGAACTTCTATTTATTGGCCTCGGCGTTATTTTAATCATTGTTGGTATCATCGGTGCTTTTTTACCGGTTATGCCGGGCTTACCCTTCAGCTATCTTGCCCTTGTTATACTGCAGCTGGTATCCTCTCCATTCACCACTCGCTTTATGGTATTATGGTTGGTGATTGTAGCCGTTCTCATGATTCTAGATAATGTATTACCAACTTGGGGTACTAAGAAGTTTGGCGGTACCGCTTATGGAGTGTGGGGAAGTATCATCGGGTTAATTGTAGGATTTTTCTTCCCACCAGTTGGCTTTGTAGTGGGGCCATTAGTCGGTGCTTTTGCCGGAGAAATTATTGGGGGAAGTAAAACCGATAAAGCCATGAAGGCTGCCATTGGCTCGTTCTTGGGGTTTGCTATGGCAACAGGGCTTAAAGTTGGGGCCGCGTGTTTAATGGGCTTTTATTACTTCAAAGCCATTCTATAATCTACTTCGAGCCTAGGGTGCTGCTAATCCCTTTGATATTACTTTTCTCAAAACTGAATTGAATCATGGCTCCATCATCGTTGCTTACTTCAATGGTAGCGTCTAGTTGAGATATCAATGTTTGGATAATTACACTCCCCATTGAACCGTCGTTTGTAGTTAAGAAATTAGCGGGTAAGCCTTTGCCGTTATCACTTACCTCAACAAACACTTTGTTTTCTTTTTGGAATGTATTCAGTTGAATTTTACCCCCATTCTCATCAAAGGCATGCTTAACGGAGTTCACAATCAATTCATTTAAAATTAGTGCACAAGGCACCGCCTGATTAACATTAATTGTTAATGGCTCGATATTTAAATGTACACTCACATTCTTCGCTATTATTTGCCCATCTTCTAATCCGCTAATCAAATCCTCGATATACTCTTTAAAGTCAATATCACTTAAAGACTCTGCCATATATAATTTCTCATGAATCAGAGCGATAGATTTGATCCTAGTTATACTCTCCGTTAACACTTGATCCAATTCCGAGTTGGAAGAACTAAACTGTTGTAACTGCAAAAAGCCTGAAACTACCGCTAGGTTATTTTTAACACGGTGATGTATTTCTTGAAGAAGCACCTCTTTCTCTTGAAGGGATTCCTCCAATTTAGACTGTGCATTAATTTGCTTGGTTAAATCAGTACCTACGATCTGAACCGCGTTCTTTCCTTGATACTTAACAGGCACCGATTTTATTTGAAGAAATCGGTATTTACCGTCAGGGCCTAAAATTTTATGAATAATTGGGTCTACCTGTTCGCCCTTGATAACTTT harbors:
- a CDS encoding SOS response-associated peptidase, translated to MERYVLHAAKTLIEDTFEVSSPSEVLFKHSFNIYPGSPMPIIYNEEQGRSISTGIWGINDSASDEAITEIAKSKLQSDHSELKPCIIPASGFYMWKQSVNDRLPFYVRMLSQEVLGFAGMYKVTESSEGKTNIQFAVITKASNVLLQPLGPTMPLILEPDHYSDWLEGQHQPLLTKFYKDTDLIPDLAVYRVPDLVNDPSENSRALIQAIPKRRDDD
- a CDS encoding mechanosensitive ion channel family protein, whose product is MENFLNNIAEFFQNSPFFTLQVVKTVVVILVLWLIRILTLRVVSKNVESKRTVYKWRKNLTYFSAFIGIIIISQIWFTAWGDLSTYFGLLSAGLAIALKDPVTDLAAWLFIIWRKPFDVGDRIEIGESKGDVIDVRPFKFTILEIGNWVDADQSTGRVIHIPNHKVFSEHMANYTSDFQFIWNEIGIMVTFESDWKKAKKILEEISNDESKDFIESAKKQIARAAKSYLIEYRYLTPIVYTGVKDSGIMLSIRYLTDPRRRRGSSQAIWERALDEFNKHDDIDLAYPTLRVFNNSVEGKPGTKPTS
- the secG gene encoding preprotein translocase subunit SecG, with protein sequence MLYNILVAVITIICALLILVVLLQNGQGSGLSGISGGAGGGLAGNSGLGARRTADLLSKATGIFGGAFLVLCILANFAIDNAGTQPTRSILQEGGAGIPAQDLNAPSETQSAVPVQNNDATGTDNSTEGEN
- a CDS encoding M24 family metallopeptidase, producing the protein MIRTNFIVFIFVLLNGCLGSTTPTVTVEWGASPWTEIRKERVNTLLPQAMEAANVDAWIIICRENNNDPLADHVGGENAGGTALFLFYRDGSGFHSKVYSPVGEATALADMKLHDEVIPIERGHSALTQAAEFINAQSFNTIAINSSSSNAQADGLTHTQYNKLVDALGKSSASKLISSEELVYEWLSIKTPDEVEIMRKAAELTAKWELEAYEQVEPGVSTDADIAKFLKKKMEEYKVTDAWSPDQNPNVNSGPDRGHSHATDKVIMPGDVIQIDFGIKLYNRWVSDIQRFAYVLKDGETTAPADIQHYWDSAKRGNRAAFKAMKPGAKGVEVDAAQRALMKEDGSEYVMWSTGHPVGYVAHDTGPNLGGSQSPSVRPSSQRVLKAGMVFAFDGFHAWTREDGTLKTISVEEMAVITENGAEFLIPPQEELVLIQ
- the mnmE gene encoding tRNA uridine-5-carboxymethylaminomethyl(34) synthesis GTPase MnmE; the protein is MTSIIQKVPIAAIATPIGEGGIAVIRVSGKDAISIVDQAFEGKPLVEQPTHTVHFGKIVDKKGLPVDEVLISIFRSPKSYTGEETVEISCHGGVLVTQKVLETILALGVKSAEAGEFTQRAFLNGKLDLDQAEAVADIIHAKSIKAVDAAHQQLEGRLGDHVKKFRQQIIDATAMIELELDFIEEDVEFANKEQLRQLLQDVDSEISALLETYETGRIVKDGVKTVLIGRPNAGKSTLLNTLVGSDRAIVTDIAGTTRDTIDADWNYDGLLFKLIDTAGLRETLDVVEAEGVKRSQKAFEQADLVVYLKDLSHPFTDDERKEIADFQKRAGETPFILVGTKKDQEIDEEWRTEFDLKISAIDGEKIKELKQLLKDRALENKHYDASSLLVTSTRHRDALQKTQSHIQAALNGLDLGMTGDFLSIDLRAALNELGTVTGEITNEHILDSIFSRFCIGK
- a CDS encoding peptide MFS transporter, coding for MANGTNGEKATFFGHPRGLATLFFTEMFERFSYYGMRALLILFMTKSVMEGGLAFDDQTSGAIYGLYTMGVYILALPGGYLADRLFGLKKSVWYGGIIIALGHFTMAIPGILDVAGITDATMVTNIDTFPFFIGLILIAVGTGLLKPNISSIVGSLYPESESAKRDAGFSIFYSGINIGAFLAPLITSYLGEQVNWHLGFGAAGLFMVFGLIQYKMTEQYLVGVGDEPAADTQEELSSREKLKKGLYGVVFVAVGLLALAFMKVIPVDAVYIADISGYLIVAAALAFLGYVIVLGGLDEAEKKKVYVIGIVFLFSAIFWSGFEQAGSTLNLFADRFTDREVFGFLIPAGALQAVNPLFIIIFAPLFGAMWVWLAKRNLDPSSPVKFSLGLILLGIGFLVMYFAAKVAASGELAAPTWLLLTYMFHTFGELSLSPVGLSLTTKLAPKKFYSQMMGVWFMSVSLGNLIAGRLGGEISGDGAEALSQMPDQYMMIVYTTVGAGVLLLLLAKPIKKMMGNVH
- a CDS encoding DUF456 domain-containing protein; this translates as MELLFIGLGVILIIVGIIGAFLPVMPGLPFSYLALVILQLVSSPFTTRFMVLWLVIVAVLMILDNVLPTWGTKKFGGTAYGVWGSIIGLIVGFFFPPVGFVVGPLVGAFAGEIIGGSKTDKAMKAAIGSFLGFAMATGLKVGAACLMGFYYFKAIL